In Vigna angularis cultivar LongXiaoDou No.4 chromosome 8, ASM1680809v1, whole genome shotgun sequence, the DNA window AGAAAAAGGTTAgtttgataaagaaaattatatacttCTTACTAAAAGgtgaaagtggaagaagtagatCTAGACTTCATTTAAAGTTTGCATGTTCAAGTAGGTCAAATGatatataaatgattaaattatatttgaaatcttctaaaattaatattccattttttttcatcgtatattttattttaatttaatattaaatataagttatttgttaaaagtATTAAACTAAAAGAGAATAAAGAATTAAGTTGAGGAGCAACTTTTCCTCCTTGTCAACTGTTTAACACAAGTGTTATCTTCAAAGCTTCCAAATGTCATTAGTATAATTCTACCTTTTATGgacaaattaaaattacaaaacaagataaaaagatataGCTTAGTTTTTCGAATGCAATATAAattgagtatatatatatatatatatatatatatatatatatatatatatatatatatatatatatatatatatatatatatatatatatattattgaaaagGTTACGGATTGATTTTTTTCCTAGTTAGCTTGTCCAGAAGCAGTATAAATCTAGACATTTGTAAAGAATTTCACAGGTGTATTATCTCTTTTgctttaaatcaataaaaaaatcatttctacaaatgaaattcatattacattcaattcaaaattttaattaattagatttattggtctttctaatttatatattttttttcttttaaaatgaaattttatgttcTCAAATGTAGCTGTATGTATTTATACTCTGATaataagataaacaagaaaaagtTTGAGAGACAATGAAAAATAAGATTAGTGGtgtaagagaaaataaataaagttttgacaaagaaaaaaaaaggcagTTGCTTCAAAATTATTTAGGTTCAATGGAAaagttattttatgtttttaatttacatGGATTTAGTTTGTTCCTTTCAtgttttttgtacttttttttatattttgtttaataaaatttcatttaatgttaaAGGATAAATGTtctttaacattaaaaaaaatgtttaacgtgaattttattagaaaaataattgttgcatgtttttttttccttttgttattcattttccattttaacTTGTAAACTTTGACACCCAATCAAACTCCAAATTTTAAAGACAAGAAAATGTGTGTAGGCCATTTGAAAACTCCATGTCACTTACCAAAATTATGTTGGGACATAATCAAGTGTTTTAGTGTGTAATGTGTAATACTCATGATTTatatcattcatatatttccaCATTTCATAAAAAAGCTTCTCCACTATGTTGTAATCATGGAAAAGCTTCTCCACCAAAACATAGAATCGTAGCAAAACTTTTAACAAATTATCTTAGTTACACAATTATATATAGATGTTCAAAATTAATTCCATTTCATTTTgcgttttaattatttatcatatggtgatgagttgttaatcaataattttgggataaaaataataatatattcaaattaagaATATCTACATCTTTCTTTGTTCATCGGGATATGTTTTTAGCAaagaaactttaaaataatagtatacGGTTAGAGGTTTAAATATCATCATATGCATTAAATGAGTGGCTAAAATCTTTAGGTTAAAATGATGAAAGCAAAGATAATCTCAGCCACACTTTTATGTATGAGGCTTGTACACGAGAGACTCTTTACGTTTGCATTTATTGTAGATGCATTGAGAATTTGTGAGGGAAAAGAAATGCAACACAGGTTTGTACAAGTAGAAACGAATCAACGTAACATAAAAATTAGGAAAGTCTGGTggaaatcaaatcaaatcatatcaaATGAAGTATCTGACATCCCAGATTGTCTTTGCCAACAACATtggttaaatataaaatgttcaaAGACAGTACAGCATCTGTAATAATCTTTGTCATTTTATTTAGCAATAATTAACCTACTAAAAAGTTTAGATATCAGAGAGAAGAAAATGCCTGaatagaaaaacttttatttcttCTAAATTAGACTTTTTATACTCATGAATGTTAATTGCACAATTAATGCTATTATTTCTAGGTGGGCATATTAATATACAGTTGGCAATTCAGAATTTCAATTTACTCTTAGGAAGAAACTCATGCATTTGTTTCAACCAAGTGACAAAAGATTAAATATGCATGCTTTCGACAAAAATTCCATTGGTATGTaaaatatcacattttcttctatttatataattgtttctAGTTTTTTACTGAACTAACCCTGTGGCTATATAAAATCGTTTATTGTTCAAGCATCATAGTGCTCAGAATGTGTCCATAATCGCATTCAAGATCTACAAGAGATGAAGATCTTCTCTTTGAACGAAAAAAATTAGTCAATGACATGATGGAGAACATGAAATTATTCAGAAAAGACACAGAAACATAGACTTTGAAATATGTAACTGCATAAAATGCATGCTGCATCAAATAGACATAAGCATGAAGTATATGATGACTTCGATATTAATATAGTGGTACATACGAGTATAAATACCTGTGTCCATTCGCATACTTATTTATATAGCTGATACTTCATTCTGTCAATGCATTtagaaaactaattaatatatattacacCAAACGATCAAGCCTTTTGAGACAAAAGAATCACACTATTTTAACTTGAAACAAAAAAGTTTGAGAGAAAGCAAATCATACTTGTTCAGAATTTCTCTATGATTTTGACAATCTTGTATGATGTGAAATTTAACGTGGTCCTATCCTTCTGTATTTAGGTTGAGTTTCATCTATAAGAAATCTCTAAGAAAACTAGTATATTATTGAGCTTTTTTTTGTACTCATATTTAGTGATTAATAATGTAAATCAGGAAGGGCATGCTACATAAATAGCTTGACAACAAACAGAAGGGAAAAACAATGACAACAACAAGGTATATAATCAAATTCttgaaatgtttttaaaacaaaggaatatataaataatagtcACTGTTGAACGATCTAaaccaaatatataaatatttaaaatctgcAGGAACAGTTTCTTGATAACTTAATTGGAATTATGCAATGCCAAGGGCAGTTTAAATATTGGTCAGAAAGCAATACACGCAGCAGGAACCTTTGTGCCAACTGTCACACGCCATTGGGTGATGATGAGCAAAAGAAGATGAGGTACAAACATTTTTGTGGAAAGGGAATATAGGACAGAAAAGTTACTGGTAGAAAACACAGAAAGTTGCCTTCATATATGATTCCTTGGCAAACAGCTAGAAGAGTTTCCATTAGAATAAGATGActgaaaaatacaaaaggaaaaggaaaaggaaaagctaacacacacacacatacaatCTAGTGTAAACGTGGATTGGTGCACTCCTCCCAAGACTTTCCAAAGATTTGAAGCCCTGAAAATTGAAGACTTACAGAACTATGAATATCATCAAAATAGAAGGTTTCTAGAAGATCTTATCAGTTGGTACTAGTATCATTTTGATGAAACACACAACAACCACACATACCTGTGGATAGATTCATGCTAGCTATGGCACAGAAGTTGGAGCGGCCAGTGGATCCATTAGCATCCCAATTCGGAGATAAATTGGAGAAAGGGTGGTGGTACtcaatgttgttgttgttgaaacaTGGTGGTTCCTTAGGGATCATAAGGTTTTGGTGATGGTGATGAGAAGAGGACATCAATGATGGCTTCAACTTTCTCTTTATCACAATTGATTCCTCAATAACGTTGAAATCATCTCTAGGTGCTTCACTTCCAACAAGGTGATGAGAGTGGCTATTTTCAATTGCAGGGCACTTTTTCTTCAGGTCTTGTTGCACCCTCCCTGTGTTGGAATTAACATTGCACATGATCTTGTTACTAGTTCTTTCCCTTGCTCTTGCTCTTGCTTTCTCCCTTGACTCCTTCATCTTTGCAGGTTCCTTCTGTGCCCTTTTCAACTTCATCCTCTCCCTTGCAGCCAGAAATGTCGGTGACTTGTTATCGCTTGAATCTAACCCTTGTTGTAGGTTGTTTGGAGCAGCAGCATCACCAGTGATGAGTTGTTGCTTCTGCTTGATCTCCGAAACCACTTCACAGTCATCATCACactcagatgaagaagagaAGCTCTTGGCTCCTTCTTCACTGTTGGTGCTGTTCTTGCTCCTTGCCAGCTCCTTAATTGCTCTCTTGGACTTGTTGAAGAGCCACTCAAGGGTGTTGCTGGCTTTGTCAAACCCTAGCATGTCTTGAAGATCAAAGAACTTGCGAGCAATCTCAATGGATAACCTCACCCTCCGGTCCCTCAACCCCTGAGAGGTGTAAATCTTGCTGTGCCTGTCTTTCTTAACTGGCTTCTTTGTGAGGAAACAAGAGAGGCCATAGTGAggagcagcagcagcagcaccACCACCACTTGGGTCAGGTTTGGTCATTGCAGAACCTCCACCACCACAGTTATGATCTGTGACTGGCAAATTGCTCAGTGCCTCTTGGATGTTTGGAGGGTTGTGATGAGTTGGTAAGTAAGGCACAGAAAGTGGATCGTGAAGAAGGGTGTTTCCTGCAGAAGCATTCTCAAGGTTGAGGAAAGGAAAAGGATggaaggaagaagatgatgaagggaAGGAAGGGTAGGGGGTGGAACTGTAAGGGAACAtttgaagatttttttcttttttctctcttttcaattAATGAGTTTGAGAGAGGGGACAAAAACCCTAGCTCTTGAAGAAGTGTATGTCTATCTTCCTCCGAACAATGAACTGGTTTTAACCCACAGCTCCCAACTTAATGGTCCAAAGTGATGCCCCAACACACCCTTTAATATAAAGGGTTGAGGTAAGGGATAGAGATAGAGATAGAGACTAGTTATGTCTTATGCTAACACTATAACCCATcctagaagagaaaaagagtgCTTAAGAAGTGATTTTCAATTAGGACAATGATGGAACTTGGATTTGCTTTGCTTGCATAGTGTCTATTGTTATGTGGTTGGATTATCTGCTGGACCTGAGTCTTTGGCAgcgaggaagagagagaaagagtgttgtgtgtgtatgtgtgagtgtgagtgtgagtgagagtgagaaagagagagaatgagACAGTAATAGTGTAAGTAAACGGAGTACAAGACACATAATTTGTGGGTTTTTTTGCCTCATTATGTGGAAGCAACGTAAGCAGAGCAGGGTCAAATCGTCTAACTTTTGAACCCgttaatatgtgtgttttttttttctgttgttgTCTCTGGTGTCCTTAGGGTTAGGGTTCTACTTAGCCCTCACAGAATTTGAAGATTAAAAGTAGGTCTACGTAATATCTGATGTGTTAATGCTTAATTTTTGAGCAACCAATATGGGATTTTTTTCTGGTGAAAAATTTATCACACATTGCTGTAGAAATTAACTAGggaaaattgagattttttctTTCCTATGACGAGGCTTCAACTTTTTAACCCAAGGGTTCTAAAAGGTGGGTGGAAGTGAAACGGTGCAAACACGGTTCACTGTTTCTTCTGTACAAATAAGTTTTGATACTCCTCAACGAGGAAGGTAAGATAGTAAATGGTAACCAGTTAATCAGTCAATCACCAAGAAAATCAAGAGATCAATTTCTCTTTCCTTATATAAAAAACATGCACTTTCCATTCTGAATATTAATCAAAACATTCCACACCCCATGATCATTTTTGAAAAATCCAGACTTTTCAGACATGGTcacaatataaaatttaaagaaattgttttatttatgaatgattgaaaatatgaatatttataattattacaatGTTCTGAAATTGTGATGAATGGAGGGTGTTAACGAGAAAAAAGcagatatttttgtttactattGAAACAGTGAATAATCTTAATTGAAAGAGTGGGGAAAAGGGGTTGATTCTgaattaaaaaagagaagaaaaagtacTAGCTACCGACTGAGCAAAAAAGACAAAATggtaattacaaaaattagggttcattgGAGAGAACCGTACCTCCTACTGTCATTTTCAGCCCGGAAAACtcatccaatctctgacagcATTGCTATGGTTTGCAGTTTGAGAGTGGGGGTCATCCCTGCCCTCTTATCAGTTTGTATATTCAGTAACCTGTAGTTGGTGTTTACACAGAGTCATGGATGGCTTCTTGGTCCTCTTTCATAACCTAAGCTCTTTGGATTTCTTTTGTACCTCACAACCTGGGAAAAGAAACTATATTATATACATGCATGGTACGGTTCCAGAATCTGCACTTGGATCTCAGTTTCAGTACTTCCTTCTCATAACCCTCTTCTTAATTTTCATCACACCATTTTCTTAGGGTTTTACTTTTCACTTTAATTGCTatggcttttttttttaatgtaaactTAACAGTCAAATGTGTCTCAGAAACATACTTAAGAAAGCTTTTGAAATTATCTTCTTGGTGGTTCTTCATTAGGGTTTCTAATTAACTAATCTAACTTGCTATATGAGTTGAAATATCCTAAATACTTCTATATTTGTATGTATATTTTcttgttaatgaaaaaataataacctaTCTTAGAtctaatgttatatataattttatttaattttttatattttgaaggaTTGGTGTtgtgatatataatatatttctaaacctaaaagaatagtttttatttatttatttatcttaaaatgaatattaagaATTACAAATAGTTGttcaaagtttttgaaaaataaaaattaaagaaaaatacctAAATTAAAAtccaaacatttttataataagtatTTCAAATGTTAcacatattaaaagaaatattataggAATTAAAATCGaaatatactaattttataaaGAGTAAACATTTTTTTCCCTGTGAGGGATTTGGATTTCTCAAGAAAGAGCACCACCTAACTAGATAAACAAAGTGTGTGGTATTTCTTGTTATGGTTTTCCAATGCCATCCAAAAATGGCTTATAAAGGTCTTTTCACCTCTTTCTTTAACCTTCCTTTTGTAGTAATATGGTAATCACAATTCACATTTCACAATGcaaaatacaaaatgaaaaagttgGAAACTCAAATGTTAAAACGTCACACtcactaatatatttttttaaagcacACGTGTTATTATTAACTAAAActttttatatacaaatattagaTAAGAGCATATTTAAGACCTATTATTCAATAATGACATTAAAAAATCTTTaggagtttttgtttttgttttttttttaaataataaggaAAGATGACATTAGGAAATGAGCACAAGGGTTGACTCATTTGCAAAGAAAGGCCAAAGGTTCACATTTGAATAGACTTTAGGAGTTAATTGTTACTCTTGTTAATATCTCTTATCctaattttatacattaaagttttttagttatttttaacttttacattatagttttacatttcatattatttaacagctagtttaaaaaaaaatcgattCTTGACCTCTAAAAAAAGCACTTTTTTTACCTTGCTATatgtatatttgtttatttttaattgttatttagtTTTCAATCACTTTTCGACTCttattattttgtaactttcaacataatttttattaaataataaaaagtattagatatattatctttatcttttatattgagttagtttattgatattttttatttgtattttgtgcttagttcatatttcttttataggATTATATGTGTATCTAGAGCCTAAGATtcttttgagaaaataaaaaaacatttttgtcGCCTTTGTCACTACACCTGATGTTGTCGGGGGCAGTGTCGTCTACCACTGTTGTCAGCAGCACCATCGTCTATCGTGGGAGGCTGCACTACCACTACAGAGTTTTAGTTTCGACTGACGATCACacaattttgattatatttgtcAGGCAATCATCGTGTCATCAACGATGTCTTCATTAAAACTTTTATGCGCTCTTAGCACCTTTTAAAGTTGTGAATCTCCTTTTTTTGTCGTGCATAGTGGCATGTCTCGTCTCCTCTTAAACAATGATTCAGAGTGTCGAGGTtgctttttttctctttcaagttCGTCGTGCGTGGTCACATGTCTCATCTCCTCTTAGACAACTATTTAGAGTGTCAATGTCGCTCTTTTTCCTGTTTCAGTTGTCTTGATTGGAGAATCTTAGATTTTTAAGGTTTCTTCTGTTCATCAATGACTTCTTTCGCTGTTGTTTTTTTACCTCTTGTCCCCATTGCATTTGACCCGTCCACATATGTTTTTCCTTCCATGACAAAAATGGTTTTTGTTAGTAATGATGGCTCTTCAACAATGACTTCTTTATCCACTGGATGTTAACACTGCATTCCTCAACGATGATTTGTAAGAAGAGATTTATATTGAGCAACCtcccaattttttttgttcaagAAGAGTCTTCTGGGTTAGTATTTCGTCTTCTATGTCATCTTTGTactaagtttttattaattatattgataACAAGCTTGGTAACTTGAGGGGAAGGGTTAGATATATCAtctttatcttatctttatattttatcttaaattaatttattatttcttatttatattttggattttagttcatatttcttcatatttcttatttataggCTCAtgtgaatataaatttaaaaatatatttaatttaatatttataaattaattgagaataaaaaatttgaaaagtaattataataaataagatagtttaaatatattttaattttggtaatggaaaaattatcataataaaatattttaattatggttggatttttaaaattaatttttacaatgtatatttatttggttaaaataatttatgtattaatttttttataataagttagaaaaataaattaaataataatatgatttaggtgtaaatatttgaaacgaaatttaatgtaaagttaaagattaataatataaaagtaaaatatttaggtttatttataaaacaatagttaaagaaaatattaaaaacgtacaaaaatctttttaaaatgttttatttagaaaatatataaatttgaaatatagcaaaatataaaaattcttaatagaatttataacatttaaaatacaaaagtataaaattcaaaaattcaaattcaaattagaTAACTATTTATTacgttattaattatttaaattaaagttaataattaaaaaaattaaataatatattttcatcgTCGTCTATTGTTTCATTCAAGAATTTACTTGTTTCTAGAAATATAGTAATCATATAATTTAGAAACAAGTGAATCCTTACTAGTGATAATGCGCGACTGTAGCTCTTCAAACGGGGAATCACTGAAACACCTTAAACTTAAAAACTTTTTGCCACATTATTCAAATTCtcaaaaattgaattgaatacatttaataaatttcaattgttaattaatatttacaaattcaaTTGTATTCAATACATAAATTCTTCAAATCTTTTTTGGTATGAAATCCGATATCACATTTGTTAAGAATAAATCGTTTATAAAACTCATATGTGGttttcatgttttaaagtttaatcaaataattttaaacgaGATAAGAATCTGAAAACACTTAAACCTGAAGAATAGTATAGGTAGAATACAAATGCTAGAAACAAGATTATGAAATCATCCATCAACATGGAAAAACTTTAGGAAACCATTAGGAAAACAACTAGGTTAAAAGCTTCCAGACACAACGCTAAACGACTGACAAGTCAAAGCGTCTAAAGAGAGTTATGCTAAACACGTAAGTTATATTGTACCCAATGATATTCAGTTGAACTCTCAAGAAGCAAAAAGGATTGAGACAATGTCTTTGACCAAAAACCTTCTGAAAGACTTAAACAAAGATTGAAAACTTATAAAAGAAGTTAAACGCTCTTGCTCTAAAAAGGCATTATCACAAAAAGCGTTTAAAACATACTAGACAATACCATGAGTTAAACCCTTTACTTCGTCCAACGATGAAGTTCCTAAACGAATTATATCTTTAGGAAAAACTTAAATTGTAAACGCTACCTCAACGataggaaatgaaaaaaaaactttgttgttctgaataagaattaaatgtcattaaatccTTAACTTTCAAAACAAAAGCGATAAGATATAAGACATATCTGCTGCATGCAAAATCTACTTTATTCTATGCAGATAACCTACTACACACATCCACTactttatttgtaatatatcaGAAGCGGACGTTAGAGAATAAAAAGACATTCACAA includes these proteins:
- the LOC108344421 gene encoding transcription factor CYCLOIDEA, whose product is MFPYSSTPYPSFPSSSSSFHPFPFLNLENASAGNTLLHDPLSVPYLPTHHNPPNIQEALSNLPVTDHNCGGGGSAMTKPDPSGGGAAAAAPHYGLSCFLTKKPVKKDRHSKIYTSQGLRDRRVRLSIEIARKFFDLQDMLGFDKASNTLEWLFNKSKRAIKELARSKNSTNSEEGAKSFSSSSECDDDCEVVSEIKQKQQLITGDAAAPNNLQQGLDSSDNKSPTFLAARERMKLKRAQKEPAKMKESREKARARARERTSNKIMCNVNSNTGRVQQDLKKKCPAIENSHSHHLVGSEAPRDDFNVIEESIVIKRKLKPSLMSSSHHHHQNLMIPKEPPCFNNNNIEYHHPFSNLSPNWDANGSTGRSNFCAIASMNLSTGLQIFGKSWEECTNPRLH